The proteins below are encoded in one region of Candidatus Hydrogenedentota bacterium:
- a CDS encoding thiolase family protein yields the protein MAGLREVVVVDAVRSAMGKSGRDGMKKNGQLCQASSQDLLAAVLRGLVDRVKAKSPKFDEHDIEDIIVGCLSQIGEQGMNLARVAALLAGLPREISACTVNQFCNAGLKSIMFGAQSIQTGNGDVMLCAGVELMSHYGMGSDVQVAMDANYPVRFSPRLGETGMTVPQGLCAEMISEAEGHTREQLDAFGMHSMRNAVQAQRNGWFDNIIPFEFEWEGQKRRVEADEVLRAKAADDPDGFLKDLARLPAPFKEGGLVTAGNSSQIVDGAATVLLMSADKAEALGLEPLVRIIGLAVAGGEPVPMLLAPISAMKKALARCGRTMEDMDIIEPNEAFASPCLAFANAFGYPFDDPRVNPTGGAIALGHPIGASGVLYFGEMVRHLRRIKGRYGIQTLCGGGGLGVAAVVERI from the coding sequence ATGGCGGGACTTCGCGAGGTGGTCGTCGTGGACGCGGTGCGCAGCGCGATGGGCAAATCGGGCCGCGACGGAATGAAAAAGAACGGTCAGTTGTGTCAGGCCTCGTCGCAGGACCTCTTGGCGGCGGTCTTGCGTGGGCTCGTGGACCGCGTGAAAGCGAAGAGTCCAAAATTCGACGAGCACGACATCGAGGACATCATCGTCGGGTGCTTGAGCCAGATCGGCGAACAAGGGATGAATCTGGCACGCGTGGCGGCGTTGCTGGCCGGGCTGCCGCGGGAAATTTCGGCCTGCACGGTGAATCAGTTCTGCAACGCGGGGTTGAAATCCATCATGTTCGGCGCGCAGAGCATTCAGACCGGCAACGGCGACGTGATGTTGTGCGCGGGCGTCGAGTTGATGTCGCATTACGGCATGGGTTCCGACGTGCAGGTGGCCATGGACGCGAATTATCCGGTGCGGTTCTCGCCGCGGTTAGGTGAGACGGGCATGACCGTGCCGCAGGGCCTGTGCGCGGAGATGATCTCGGAAGCGGAAGGCCACACGCGCGAGCAACTCGACGCCTTCGGCATGCACAGCATGCGCAATGCGGTACAAGCGCAGCGCAACGGCTGGTTCGACAACATCATCCCGTTTGAATTCGAGTGGGAAGGTCAGAAACGGCGCGTCGAGGCCGACGAGGTTCTGCGCGCGAAAGCGGCGGACGACCCGGACGGATTCCTGAAGGACCTGGCCAGGTTGCCGGCGCCGTTCAAGGAGGGGGGGCTTGTGACGGCGGGGAATTCCTCTCAGATTGTCGACGGCGCCGCGACGGTGTTGCTCATGAGCGCGGACAAGGCCGAGGCGCTCGGACTCGAACCGCTGGTGCGGATTATCGGTCTGGCGGTGGCGGGCGGCGAGCCCGTGCCGATGTTGCTGGCGCCGATCTCCGCCATGAAAAAGGCGCTTGCGCGCTGTGGGAGAACGATGGAGGACATGGATATCATCGAGCCGAACGAGGCGTTCGCGTCGCCGTGCCTCGCCTTCGCGAATGCGTTCGGGTACCCCTTCGACGACCCGCGCGTGAACCCCACGGGCGGCGCAATCGCGCTGGGGCATCCCATCGGCGCGTCGGGCGTGCTCTACTTCGGCGAGATGGTCCGCCACCTGCGCCGGATCAAAGGGCGGTACGGCATCCAGACGTTGTGCGGCGGCGGCGGTCTGGGCGTTGCCGCGGTTGTGGAGCGGATATAG